From the Streptomyces sp. SN-593 genome, the window GCCTCCCGCTCGCCGGTGAGCTGCGGCCGGAGCCCGCCCTGGCCGATCCGATGTCCGGCGGCGCGCCACCGGGCTCGGCCGTGCGCGGCCCGCTCGCCCGCTTCAGCAGCGCCTTCCTCGGGCAGGTTCTCACGGCCACCGGATGCGTGACGGCATGAGCACGGCACTCCTTGACGCGGTCCGGCTCCACCTCGCCGAACTCGGTGGCGAGCCCACTCCGGCCAGGGTCGCCGCTGCTCTGCGCGCCCAAGGGCGGCTGATCGGCGACTCCGAAGTGCTCGACGTGGTCGCCGCGCTGCGCTCGGAACTGGTCGGGGCCGGCCCGCTGGAGCCCTTGCTGGCGGATCCGGAGGTCACCGACGTCCTGGTCAACGCGCCCGACCAGGTCTGGGTCGACCGGGGCCGCGGTCTCGAACGCAGCCCGATCCGGTTCGCCGACACCGCCGCGGTGCGGCGCCTGGCCCAACGGCTCGCCACGTCCGCCGGCCGTCGGCTCGACGACGCGAGGCCCTGGGTCGATGCCAGGCTTTCCGACGGTACGAGGCTGCACGCGGTGCTGCCGCCCGTGGTGGTCGGCTCACCCTGTCTGTCGTTGCGCGTGGTGCGCGCCCGGGCCTTCACGCTGGCGGAACTCGTCGCGGCAGGCACGCTCGACGAGCAGACCGCGGCGCTGCTGCGAGCGATGCTGGACGCACGGTTGTCGTTCATGATCAGCGGAGGAACCGGCTCGGGGAAGACCACCCTGCTGAGCTGCCTGCTCGGGCTGGTCGACCCCGCGGCGCGGATCGTCCTCGCCGAGGACTCCGCCGAACTGCGTCCGGACCATCCGCACGTCGTCCGGTTGGAGACCCGGCCCGCCAACCAGGAGGGCGCCGGCCAGGTCACCCTGCGGGACCTGGTCCGGCAGGCGCTGCGGATGCGACCGGACCGGCTCGTGGTCGGTGAGGTGCGGGGCGCCGAGGTGCTGGACCTCCTGGGCGCCCTCAACACCGGCCACGAGGGTGGCTGCGGCACGGTCCACGCGAACGCGGCGGCGGATGTGCCCGCGCGCCTGGAGGCCCTGGGCTCGACTGCCGGCCTGGACCGGGCCGCCCTGCACAGCCAGTTGGCCGCCGCGCTGTCGGCCGTCGTCCACCTGGTGCGGGACGGTACGGGTCTTCGCAGGGTGGCAGAGATCCATGTGCTGAGCCGACGTCAGGACGGTTTGGTCGGCACCGTTCCGGCACTCGTCCGCGACGCGTGCGGTGGAGTCGGACGCGGGCCGGGCTGGGGACGGTTGGCGGAGCTGTGTTCGGCGGGTGCGTCGTGAGCGCCGTGACGTACCCGGCGTTGACGCCCTCGGTCGCGCTGTGGGCCGCGCTGCTGGTGGCCTGCCTGCCCGCCTGGACGGCGCTCCAGCGGCACGGGTGCAGGCGACGTGCGTTCGGGCTGCTGAAGGGACGCCAGGGCCGCTCTGGGACCGCTCCGAGGGTCGGTACGGGACGGTGGCGGGAGCGGTGGAGCCACATGGTCCAGGGCGGCCGGTTCCGGATCGGTCGACGTGGTCGAGGCGGGCATCGACAGCCGGGAAGGGCCTTCTGGTGGCCTTGGCGCCGGGATCGGTCGGGCGGGGGTGACGCCGGGCTCCGGTCGGACGGTGCAGGTGAAACGCGGCGCACGCGCGGCGGTCCTGAGTGGCTGTGCCTGCCCGCCGGGGCGGCGCTCGCGGCGGTCACGTGGTCGGTGGTGCCGATGGTCGCGGGAGCGGTCGCGCTGCCGTTGGTGCGCAGAGCGCTGGGGGCC encodes:
- a CDS encoding TadA family conjugal transfer-associated ATPase, which codes for MSTALLDAVRLHLAELGGEPTPARVAAALRAQGRLIGDSEVLDVVAALRSELVGAGPLEPLLADPEVTDVLVNAPDQVWVDRGRGLERSPIRFADTAAVRRLAQRLATSAGRRLDDARPWVDARLSDGTRLHAVLPPVVVGSPCLSLRVVRARAFTLAELVAAGTLDEQTAALLRAMLDARLSFMISGGTGSGKTTLLSCLLGLVDPAARIVLAEDSAELRPDHPHVVRLETRPANQEGAGQVTLRDLVRQALRMRPDRLVVGEVRGAEVLDLLGALNTGHEGGCGTVHANAAADVPARLEALGSTAGLDRAALHSQLAAALSAVVHLVRDGTGLRRVAEIHVLSRRQDGLVGTVPALVRDACGGVGRGPGWGRLAELCSAGAS